A region of the Acanthopagrus latus isolate v.2019 chromosome 18, fAcaLat1.1, whole genome shotgun sequence genome:
AGAGGCGCTCTGTGGACAGACGACGCCCTGCGCTTTGCATTTTCAGGTTATTTTGGAAAACCCTATGGAATTATACACGGTTGTTGTCGAGATTACAGATATCAATGACAACACCCCAacttttgaaaaagctgaaatgaaattcaaaataagCGAATCTGCTGTAATCGGAGCCAAGTTCATGTTAGAGAGGGCAATAGATGCTGATGTTGGTATGAACAGTCTGCAGAGATACACTCTCACCAAAACCGAGAATTTCGTTCTGAAATTAAAAGAACAGCCCGATGGAGAAAAGATAGTTGAAATGGTTTTACAGAAACCTcttgacagagaaaaacaagaggagatATTTCTGGTGTTAACTGCAGTGGACGGAGGGGAACCAAACCTATCTGGCACAGCACAGATACATGTTACAGTGCTTGATATTAATGACAATGCACCCGTTTTTACAAAGACGGTGTATAAAGCTACAATACCTGAAAACGCCTCTAAAGGTACAGTTATAACCACGGTCAGTGCGTCAGATGCTGATAAAGGATCAAACTCAAGGGTTACGTATTCAAtttcaaacacagctgcaggtgtACGAGACATGTTTGAGATGAACGAAGTAAATGGGGATTTGATTCTGAAAAGTAGTCTGGATTATGAAAAGGCCCGTTTCTATCAAATACATGTGCAAGCCAGTGATGAAGGAGGGCTGACGGATTCATGTAAGATTACGGTTGAAGTGATAGACATTAATGATAACAAGCCAGTGATTAATATAATGTCACAGACTAATGTCATTCTCGAAGACTCTAAATCAGCAACAGTTGTTACTATGGTAAATGTTCAGGACTTAGATTCTGGAGATAATGGCAAAGTTCAGTGTGCAATCAATGAAAATATTCCTTTTACATTGAAGCCGACTTCAAGTAATTTCTTTAACCTGATAACAGACAGTGActtagacagagagagagccgCTGAGTATAATATCACAGTGACCTGCTCTGATGAAGGAGTGCCCTCCCTCTCCAGCAGCGTCACTCTCACCTTACAGATCTCTGACGTTAACGACAACGCGCCTGTCTTTGAGAGGAGCTCATATGAGGCCTACAttgtagaaaacaacacaccaggCCTCTCTATATTCACAGTGAGAGCCAGAGACGCTGACTGGAACCAGAATGCTCGTGTTTCTTACATCCTGGAGGACTCCTCTGTTAACGGAGTGCCAGTCTCCTCATATGTGTCCGTCAGTGCTGATAGTGGTGTCATCCATGCAGTGCGCTCTTTTGACTACGAGCAGATCAAAGATTTCCACTTCCGCGTCAAAGCGCAGGATGGAggctctcctccactcagcagtaatgtgagtgtgaaaataatgatccaGGACCAGAACGACAACCCTCCTCAGGTTCTGTACCCGGTCCAGACTGGAGGCTCTCTGGTGGCTGAAATGGTGCCTCGTTCAGCAGATGTGGGCTATCTGGTGACTAAAGTGGTGGCTGTTGATGTGGACTCTGGACAGAATGCCTGGCTCTCCTATAAACTgcagaaagccacagacaggGCGCTGTTTGAAGTGGGCTTACAGAATGGAGAAATCCGAACTATCCGCCAGGTGACTGATAaagatgctgtgaaacagagactgactgttATAGTGGAGGACAACGGGCAGCCCTCTCGTTCAGCTACAGTCATTGTTAACGTGGCGGTGGCGGACAGCTTCCCGGAAGTGCTGTCGGAGTTCACTGACTTTCCTCACGACAAGGAGTACAATGACAACCTGACTTTTTACTTAGTGCTGGCTTTGGCTGTAGTGTCCTTCCTGTTCATCACGTGTTTAGTGGttattatatcagtgaaaatctacagatggagacagtctcGCGTCCTGTATCACTCCAGTCTCCCTGTGATTCCATATTATCCTCCACGTTACTCAGACACTTTGGGGACAGGGACTCTCCCACACGTGTACAACTACGAGGTGTGCAGGACGACTGACTCCAGAAGGAGTGACTGTAAGTTCGGCGGAGCTGGTAGTCAGAACGTGTTGATAATGGACCCCAGTTCTACAGGGACGATGCAGCGGATACAGAGTGAGAAGAGCATCCTGGATGAACCAGACTCTCCTCTGGAGGTTAGTTTTCCACAAGATACATATTTGTTACATCCACTAATCGTCCAGGCCCAAATGCGGTACATTGCCACATTGAGATCACCTCGTCAGGAATAGTTTTGTGCTTCATTTTTGCGGTTATCCTgattcagcaccatggacagcgtTCAGCGCATGCGTGTTGCTTATATGCCATATAAGGACTCTAAATACTGTAATTACTAGAAAAAAACCGTCTTATTTCGCCATTTCGACCTCTGtatgctttctctctctgtctgtctgtctctctctctttctctcttcccctttGTTCgcatgaatctgtgtgtgtcatttgaaAGCCCCTCCGTGTTCTTCAGTTTGAATGATTAGTTTATGTATACATCTGCAAAGATTGTCATCAAGAATCATTCCGTTAGATcgtgtttattttatcattcagcaccacggacagagCAAGAGAAAACTGTGTCTGCTCTTCACTCAGTAGGCTGCAGTAACTTGAAAAATCATTAacctttttgtccttttcatcTTCTTTGACTCTGTGATATGTGTTGCTGCCTGCGTGATTGTATTATGGTATGCtccatgttttactttttatcatcTGTTGCTTTGGTCATGCTTGTCATTCTATGCAATGCAGACAGATATGAGCGTTAACGCTTATATAAGGGTTCAGTTCAGCAGATTGGTCTGATGTGTCTCTTGCCTTTTATGAAAGTCCCTTCAAGTTGGTTTACCACGGTAATCTGCCATGTAGTTCAGTCCATTGAACAGAGAGGGACGCTGTTGGCCATCGAGTTGCTAAGGAAGCATTCGTTGCAGTACCTCCCCTAGACCTCAACATATCATACTGGGAAatagagagaggcagagttAACACTCGGGGCTGCCATGAGCCAGGACGACACGATAGGATTCCTTTGTTCGACCATTTCGGAATAAGTGCCATCTTTCAGACCAAATACGGGTACCTGCGAGTCAAAATCGTAGCCTGAGGTGGAGAAACAAAGGATTTTCTGGgtgtttttcttcacagacGTGTCAACGGGAACGATGGGATGGCaagtgctgttgtttttctcggTGCTTTCTCTCAGTGTAGCGCAGGGGCAGGTCAGCTACTCCATTCCGGAGGAAATGGCAAAGGGGGCTTTAATCGGCAATGTAGCCCAGGATTTAGGCTTAAGTGTGGAACGACTGAAGTCCGGTAAAGCTCGTATTTATAGTGGTAACAGTGAGGAACATATCGagctgaaaagagagagagggatcctggtgattaaagaaaaaatagacaGAGAGTCTCTATGCGGTCAAACAATGCCCTGTGCACTTCATTTCCAGATGATCCTGGAAAACCCGATGGAGTTTTACACGGTAACTGTCGAAATTACCGATATAAATGACAATCCTCCCACATTTGAGAGAGTTGAGAAGACATATGAAATTAGCGAATTAACCCCTTCAGGAGCTCGATTCGTGTTAGAGAAAGCCATAGACGATGATGTTGGTGTAAACGGCTTGAGCAGCTACGCCCTAAAACCCAGTGATAATTTCGTTTTGAAAACCGTCAGCCGGGGAGACGGAACTAAACATGTCGAGATGGTTTTACAGAAACCATTAGACCGAGAGAATGAAGAGCATGTGTCATTAATACTAACTGCTCTGGATGGCGGAGAACCACAGCTCTCGGGGACAATGCAGATTATCATAACTGTGTTAGACGTCAACGACAACGCGCCTGTGTGTTCAAAACCGGAGTATAAGGCAAGTGTTACAGAAAACGCTCCTGTTGGCACTGTAATCACTACTGTGAGCGCTACAGATATGGATAAAGGCAATAACGGAAAAGTAACATACATGATTCCAAAGTCTGGAGCAGCGGGTCTCTTTAAAATCGATGCCAATGACGGACTGCTGACCTTAAGTGGAAATGTAGATTATGAAAAAAGGAGACTGTATGAGATTGATGTTCAGGTGTCAGATCAGGGGGGATTATCCGACTCTTGTAAGGTAATAGTAGACGTGACAGACATTAATGATAACCCTCCATCTATTAACATCATGTCTAAGTCAAACATGGTATCAGAGAACATGAAACAGGGGACGGTTGTGACAATGCTGAATATACAAGATCTGGACTCTAATGAAAACGGCAAAgtcatgtgtgttttaaatgaaaatattcccTTTGCCATTAAATCCACAACAAATAATTTCTTTACCGTTGTGACAGACAATGActtggacagagagagagcctcTGAGTATAATATCACAGTGACTTGCTCTGATGAAGGAGTGCCCTCCCTCTCCAGCAGCGTCACTCTCACCTTACAGATCTCTGACGTCAACGACAACGCGCCTGTCTTTGAGAGGAGCTCATATGAGGCCTACAttgtagaaaacaacacaccaggCCTCTCTATATTCACAGTGAGAGCCAGAGACGCTGACTGGAACCAGAATGCTCGTGTTTCTTACATCCTGGAGGACTCCTCTGTTAACGGAGTGCCAGTCTCCTCATATGTGTCCGTCAGTGCTGATAGTGGAGTCATCCATGCAGTGCGCTCTTTTGACTACGAGCAGATCAAAGATTTCCACTTCCGCGTCAAAGCGCAGGATGGAggctctcctccactcagcagtaatgtgagtgtgaaaataatgatccaGGACCAGAACGACAACCCTCCTCAGGTTCTGTACCCGGTCCAGACTGGAGGCTCTGTGGTGGCTGAAATGGTGCCTCGTTCAGCAGATGTGGGCTATCTGGTGACTAAAGTGGTGGCTGTTGATGTGGACTCTGGACAGAATGCCTGGCTCTCCTATAAACTgcagaaagccacagacaggGCGCTGCTTGAAGTGGGCTTACAGAATGGAGAAATCCGAACTATCCGCCAGGTGACTGATAaagatgctgtgaaacagagactgactgttATAGTGGAGGACAACGGGCAGCCCTCTCGTTCAGCTACAGTCATTGTTAACGTGGCGGTGGCGGACAGCTTCCCGGAAGTGCTGTCGGAGTTCGCTGACTTTCCTCACGACAAGGAGTACAATGACAACCTGACTTTTTACTTAGTGCTGGCTTTGGCTGTAGTGTCCTTCCTGTTCATCACGTGTTTAGTGGttattatatcagtgaaaatctacagatggagacagtctcGCGTCCTGTATCACTCCAGTCTCCCTGTGATTCCATATTATCCTCCACGTTACTCAGACACTTTGGGGACAGGGACTCTCCCACACGTGTACAACTACGAGGTGTGCAGGACGACTGACTCCAGAAGGAGTGACTGTAAGTTCGGCGGAGCTGGTAGTCAGAACGTGTTGATAATGGACCCCAGTTCTACAGGGACGATGCAGCGGATACAGAGTGAGAAGAGCATCCTGGATGAACCAGACTCTCCTCTAGAGGTCAGTTAAATAATGTAacttcagctcagtgtttttttcgCCCTTGATTTTAAACTGCATCGATAGTCGCCTGCTGTAACCTGTCCACCATTTTCAGCACAATGGACAGCACCTAATGTTCTACATCCTGACTTAATGACAGGCTGTGGTATTGTTTTTCGCCTACCGTGCtttgatgtgaatgtttttcttttttgtcctttcatGAAcggcaatcttttttttttagattcctTAATTTCTTTTTAGTGAAACTTGATATCTAATATTGATTAAACATCCAAAcggtctttttctgtttttttgttcctttttagATATATTAATTTTGACTTTAGATGGCGTGGTTTTATTCTCTGTCTAACTTTATAAATAAGAAACTTTTTCAGACAGTTTAGGTGAGCTTAACGTGTTCATTCCttaaaggaatttaaaaaaaacatatacactGCAACCTGTCTTCTTGCAAGACACTAGTgattattttgaaaacagtgtCAATAATTATATTTATTCCTTTCAGCAATTTTAACAGAAGTAGTGACACTGGAAGTATTCGTCAATATTGTCTTGTCATTCATGATGTTTTAGCGCTGTATACCATTGTGTTACTCAAAAAACTCCTGCAGTGTGGCAGTTTAATTCTCATTCAGAGTTGATTCACTTCAGCACTGCGGACAGCGACCTAAATACTTCAGACACATGTTTATCTTGTCTGTCGGCTGCTGTACTGACAGTGTAAATATTGGTCTATTCCTGTGTTCTTGTCATTTATTCCCTCATATTCTCATTGTGTCGACAGACCTTTGAATTCCGTGGtatttgtcttgtgtttctttcatATGATTTTATATCCATCTATCCCTTATACGTCTTCAGTATCTGACATACCGTGTCTTTTACTATTCTCTTTAAATATATTATTGTAATGACCTACTTACACATGGCGAATATGACTCAGGTCTTCATCTCGCAGTCTATTGGACTGTCCAGGATATTACTTCAGTAGATGTATTGTAACGAAATATTCGGATGGTTTACATCGTGTTCTCCGGAGCTGTATTTTAGTTGGTGCTCTGCAGTTTTATAATGTGGACTCTTAGGGCCGCTGTTGACCAGAGTGTTGCTGAATGACAGCAGGGTTGTAGCAGCACCTCCCATGTAACGTCGACACAATACAGGGAGATCTCGACGGGGAAAGAACGGACATTTCTGACTGcgaaacatctttaaaaaagaagaggagacatTTCGAAATGCAAGGGATTTGCTTCTAACGAGTGGATTATGGAGCTGTTTCTTTGAGTTCTGACGTCGATATATAAGAAAGATCTGTTTTTGTGGAATATAAACCGACTGTGAGGCCTCAGTGGGAACATTTCGGATAGAACAATGAATCGGCAAGTactgttgtttgtctctctccttttGATTGACTCGGTGTTTGGCCAGGTCAGTTACTCTATTCCGGAGGAAATGTCGAAAGGCTCTTTAGTGGGCAACATAGCACAAGATCTAGGATTAGAAATAAAACGTCTGATATCCGGCAAAGCTAAAATCTACACGAGGAACAGCGACCAGTACATGGagctgaacagagagagaggagtccTCCTCGTCAAAGAGAGGATCGACAGAGAGGTGCTGTGCACAGAGACGGCGCTTTGTGCTTTACATTTCCAGATTATTTTAGAGAATCCGATGGAGTTTTATACAGTTACTGTCGAGATCACAGACATTAATGATAATGCACCAACgtttgaaaaaaatgagatgaaattTAAAATTAGCGAGTCAGCGATCACCGGGGCAAAATTTGATCTGGAAAGGGCTGCAGATCTCGATGTTGGAATTAATGATCTTCAAAACTATGTATTAAAACCAACAGATAATTTCTCTCTGAAGCTGCACAACAACGCTGATGGGAATAAAAACGTTGAGATGGTGCTACAGAAGCCtttagacagagagaaacaagagcAGATATCTCTCGTGTTGACGGCTGTAGATGGAGGAGAGCCGCAGATGTCAGGAACAATGCTGATTGTCATCACAGTTTTAGACGTTAATGATAATGCTCCTGTTTTTACACAGCAGACATACAAAGCTACAGTTACTGAGAATTCACCTAAAGGAACTGTTGTAGCCACTGTTACAGCTTCAGATGCTGATCAGGGCTCGAATGGTAAGATAACTTACTCAATCACAAATACGTTAGACAATGTCAGGAAAATGTTTGAGGTAAATGAAGAAAACGGAGGAGTATCTTTGATTGGAAACATAGACTTTGAAAAGTcaagacattttcaaataaatctaCGTGCGAGTGATGACGGAGGGCTCACTGACTCTTGTAAGTTGATTATTGATGTGAGAGACGTCAATGACAACAAGCCGGAAATTAACATAATGTCAAAGTCAAATGTCATCTCAGAGGATGCCAAACTAAACACAGTTGTAACTATGATAAATATTGAGGACTTAGATTCCGGAGAAAACGGAAAAGTGCAGTGTTTTATCAGTGAAAATGTTCCATTTAATCTAAAAACATCAGCTAATAATTTCTATAGTTTAGTGACAGACAGTGatctggacagagagagagcctcTGAGTATAACATCAGTGTGACCTGCTCTGATGAAGGAGTGCCCTCCCTCTCCAGCAGCGTCACTCTCACCTTACAGATCTCTGACGTCAACGACAACGCGCCTGTCTTTGAGAGGAGCTCATATGAGGCCTACAttgtagaaaacaacacaccaggCCTCTCTATATTCACAGTGAGAGCCAGAGACGCTGACTGGAACCAGAATGCTCGTGTTTCTTACATCCTGGAGGACTCCTCTGTTAACGGAGTGCCAGTCTCCTCATATGTGTCCGTCAGTGCTGATAGTGGAGTCATCCATGCAGTGCGCTCTTTTGACTACGAGCAGATCAAAGATTTCCACTTCCGCGTCAAAGCGCAGGATGGAggctctcctccactcagcagtaatgtgagtgtgaaaataatgatccaGGACCAGAACGACAACCCTCCTCAGGTTCTGTACCCGGTCCAGACTGGAGGCTCTGTATTGGCTGAAATGGTGCCTCGTTCAGCAGATGTGGGCTATCTGGTGA
Encoded here:
- the LOC119008044 gene encoding protocadherin beta-16-like; this encodes MNRQVLLFVSLLLIDSVFGQVSYSIPEEMSKGSLVGNIAQDLGLEIKRLISGKAKIYTRNSDQYMELNRERGVLLVKERIDREVLCTETALCALHFQIILENPMEFYTVTVEITDINDNAPTFEKNEMKFKISESAITGAKFDLERAADLDVGINDLQNYVLKPTDNFSLKLHNNADGNKNVEMVLQKPLDREKQEQISLVLTAVDGGEPQMSGTMLIVITVLDVNDNAPVFTQQTYKATVTENSPKGTVVATVTASDADQGSNGKITYSITNTLDNVRKMFEVNEENGGVSLIGNIDFEKSRHFQINLRASDDGGLTDSCKLIIDVRDVNDNKPEINIMSKSNVISEDAKLNTVVTMINIEDLDSGENGKVQCFISENVPFNLKTSANNFYSLVTDSDLDRERASEYNISVTCSDEGVPSLSSSVTLTLQISDVNDNAPVFERSSYEAYIVENNTPGLSIFTVRARDADWNQNARVSYILEDSSVNGVPVSSYVSVSADSGVIHAVRSFDYEQIKDFHFRVKAQDGGSPPLSSNVSVKIMIQDQNDNPPQVLYPVQTGGSVLAEMVPRSADVGYLVTKVVAVDVDSGQNAWLSYKLQKATDRALFEVGLQNGEIRTIRQVTDKDAVKQRLTVIVEDNGQPSRSATVIVNVAVADSFPEVLSEFTDFPHDKEYNDNLTFYLVLALAVVSFLFITCLVVIISVKIYRWRQSRVLYHSSLPVIPYYPPRYSDTLGTGTLPHVYNYEVCRTTDSRRSDCKFGGAGSQNVLIMDPSSTGTMQRIQSEKSILDEPDSPLEVGYIMTH
- the LOC119007670 gene encoding protocadherin beta-16-like, whose protein sequence is MRGEVLLFISILSLTSVVGHVSYSIPEEMAKGSLIGNIAQDLGLDRKRLTSGKARIFTGDSAEYIELNRERGVLLIKEKIDREALCGQTTPCALHFQVILENPMELYTVVVEITDINDNTPTFEKAEMKFKISESAVIGAKFMLERAIDADVGMNSLQRYTLTKTENFVLKLKEQPDGEKIVEMVLQKPLDREKQEEIFLVLTAVDGGEPNLSGTAQIHVTVLDINDNAPVFTKTVYKATIPENASKGTVITTVSASDADKGSNSRVTYSISNTAAGVRDMFEMNEVNGDLILKSSLDYEKARFYQIHVQASDEGGLTDSCKITVEVIDINDNKPVINIMSQTNVILEDSKSATVVTMVNVQDLDSGDNGKVQCAINENIPFTLKPTSSNFFNLITDSDLDRERAAEYNITVTCSDEGVPSLSSSVTLTLQISDVNDNAPVFERSSYEAYIVENNTPGLSIFTVRARDADWNQNARVSYILEDSSVNGVPVSSYVSVSADSGVIHAVRSFDYEQIKDFHFRVKAQDGGSPPLSSNVSVKIMIQDQNDNPPQVLYPVQTGGSLVAEMVPRSADVGYLVTKVVAVDVDSGQNAWLSYKLQKATDRALFEVGLQNGEIRTIRQVTDKDAVKQRLTVIVEDNGQPSRSATVIVNVAVADSFPEVLSEFTDFPHDKEYNDNLTFYLVLALAVVSFLFITCLVVIISVKIYRWRQSRVLYHSSLPVIPYYPPRYSDTLGTGTLPHVYNYEVCRTTDSRRSDCKFGGAGSQNVLIMDPSSTGTMQRIQSEKSILDEPDSPLEVSFPQDTYLLHPLIVQAQMRYIATLRSPRQE
- the LOC119007686 gene encoding protocadherin beta-16-like: MGWQVLLFFSVLSLSVAQGQVSYSIPEEMAKGALIGNVAQDLGLSVERLKSGKARIYSGNSEEHIELKRERGILVIKEKIDRESLCGQTMPCALHFQMILENPMEFYTVTVEITDINDNPPTFERVEKTYEISELTPSGARFVLEKAIDDDVGVNGLSSYALKPSDNFVLKTVSRGDGTKHVEMVLQKPLDRENEEHVSLILTALDGGEPQLSGTMQIIITVLDVNDNAPVCSKPEYKASVTENAPVGTVITTVSATDMDKGNNGKVTYMIPKSGAAGLFKIDANDGLLTLSGNVDYEKRRLYEIDVQVSDQGGLSDSCKVIVDVTDINDNPPSINIMSKSNMVSENMKQGTVVTMLNIQDLDSNENGKVMCVLNENIPFAIKSTTNNFFTVVTDNDLDRERASEYNITVTCSDEGVPSLSSSVTLTLQISDVNDNAPVFERSSYEAYIVENNTPGLSIFTVRARDADWNQNARVSYILEDSSVNGVPVSSYVSVSADSGVIHAVRSFDYEQIKDFHFRVKAQDGGSPPLSSNVSVKIMIQDQNDNPPQVLYPVQTGGSVVAEMVPRSADVGYLVTKVVAVDVDSGQNAWLSYKLQKATDRALLEVGLQNGEIRTIRQVTDKDAVKQRLTVIVEDNGQPSRSATVIVNVAVADSFPEVLSEFADFPHDKEYNDNLTFYLVLALAVVSFLFITCLVVIISVKIYRWRQSRVLYHSSLPVIPYYPPRYSDTLGTGTLPHVYNYEVCRTTDSRRSDCKFGGAGSQNVLIMDPSSTGTMQRIQSEKSILDEPDSPLEVS